GACCACACGGTGCGCATCATCGGCGTGGAGGCGGCGGGCGAGGGCATGCCCGGCTGCTTCAACTCCGCGCCGCTCAACCTGGGGTCGCCTGGGGTGCTGCACGGGGCCTACAGCATGCTGCTCCAGAACAGCGACGGCCAGGTGGAACCTTCCCATTCCATTTCCGCCGGGCTCGATTACCCTGGCGTGGGGCCGGAGCATTCCTGGCTGCAAAAGACCGGTCGCGCGCACTACGCCATGGTCAAGGACACCAACGCCCTGGAGGCCTTTCAGCGCCTGTGCCGCGCGGAAGGCATTCTGCCCGCGCTGGAGTCCTCTCACGCGCTGGCCTGGGTGCTGCAGCATCCCCACGCCTTTAAGGCCGGGGATCAGGTGGTGGTCAATCTTTCCGGCCGGGGCGACAAAGACCTCGGCATCGTCACCAAGGCTCTGGGGCGGGACGCTGCCGCCAGCGAGGTATAGCCATGCATCTGCTTGAACAAAAGATCCGCGCCGCCAACGCCGAGGGCCGTCCGGCCCTGATCCCCTTCCTTACCGCCGGATTTCCGGACCGCAGCGCCTTCTGGCCCGCGCTTATGGAGCTGGACGAAAACGGTGCGGACGTCATTGAAATCGGCGTGCCCTTTTCCGACCCTGTGGCCGACGGCCCCGTGGTGGAGGCCGCTTCCCGCCGCGCCCTCAGCGACGGCGTGAGCCTGCGCGGCATTCTTACCGCCCTGCGCGAGCGCAAGGGGCTGATCAAGGCCGGGGTGGTGCTCATGGGCTACGTCAACCCTTTCTTGCAGTACGGCTACGAAAATCTGGCCCGCGACGCGGCCCGCGGCGGCGTGCACGGCTTTATTGTGCCTGACCTGCCCCATGAGGAATCCGGCGCCCTGCACGCTGCCCTCAAAAAGGAAGGCATTGCCCTCATCCCCCTGGTGGGGCCCAATACCAGCGAGGAGCGCATGGCCCTTTACGCCGCAGAGGGCGAGGGCTACGCCTATGTGGTTTCGGTCATGGGCATCACCGGCGAACGCAGGGATCTGGCCCCGCAGGTCTCCGAGACCCTGCGCCGCGCCCGCTCCGCCTTTGGT
This is a stretch of genomic DNA from Desulfovibrio legallii. It encodes these proteins:
- the trpA gene encoding tryptophan synthase subunit alpha, with the translated sequence MAMHLLEQKIRAANAEGRPALIPFLTAGFPDRSAFWPALMELDENGADVIEIGVPFSDPVADGPVVEAASRRALSDGVSLRGILTALRERKGLIKAGVVLMGYVNPFLQYGYENLARDAARGGVHGFIVPDLPHEESGALHAALKKEGIALIPLVGPNTSEERMALYAAEGEGYAYVVSVMGITGERRDLAPQVSETLRRARSAFGLPLALGFGLREPGQLKELPADAQPDAVVFGSALLKHLDAGHSAASFLARWTGRKVEE